The following are encoded together in the Serratia sp. UGAL515B_01 genome:
- a CDS encoding amidohydrolase: protein MTHSVPDIIFHNGRITTLNKSNPEARAVAIKDGAFIAVGSDAEVLTLAGLGTRVVNLNNRRVLPGLFDNHTHVIRGGLNYNLELRWDGVRSLADALDMLKRQVAITPAPQWVRVVGGFSEHQFIEKRLPTLAEINAIAPDTPVFLLHLYDRALLNAAALRVVGYTKDTPEPAGGQIIRDSNGNPTGLLLAKPNATILYATLAKGPKLPFEYQVNSTRHFMRELNRLGVTGVIDAGGGFQNYPDDYAVIQKLSDDNQITVRIAYNLFTQKPKEEKEDFLKWTSSVKYKQGDDYFRHNGAGEMLVYSAADFEDFRVERPEMPPNMEGELEEVVRILAENKWPWRLHATYDETISRALDVFEKVNEDIPLQGINWFFDHAETISEKSIDRIAALGGGIAVQHRMAYQGEFFVERYGARAAEATPPIKRIMEKGVKVSAGTDATRVASYNPWVSLSWMITGKTVGGLGLYPRHNLLDRETALRMWTENVAWFSNEEGKRGRIEVGQFADLIVPSKDFFSIPEDEISFLTSDLTVVGGKIVYGAGEFTSLDDNPLPPAMPDWSPTRTFKGYSAWGEPEGAGKNSLAPMRAQAVASCGCASSCGLHGHDHARAWASNTPVSDLKGFFGALGCSCWAV, encoded by the coding sequence ATGACACATTCTGTTCCCGACATTATTTTCCATAATGGTCGTATCACCACGTTAAATAAAAGTAACCCAGAGGCGCGCGCGGTCGCAATCAAAGATGGCGCCTTCATAGCGGTCGGTTCTGATGCTGAAGTATTGACCTTGGCGGGTTTAGGCACACGCGTTGTCAATCTTAATAACCGTAGAGTCCTTCCCGGCTTGTTTGATAACCACACGCATGTGATCCGCGGCGGTCTCAACTACAATCTTGAACTACGCTGGGATGGTGTACGCTCACTCGCTGATGCCTTGGACATGCTAAAACGCCAAGTTGCTATTACTCCAGCGCCACAATGGGTACGCGTCGTCGGTGGTTTTAGCGAACATCAATTCATTGAAAAGCGTTTGCCGACGCTTGCTGAGATCAATGCCATCGCACCGGATACACCCGTATTTTTGCTGCATCTCTATGATCGAGCACTGCTTAATGCAGCAGCATTACGTGTCGTAGGGTACACCAAAGATACCCCCGAACCTGCCGGGGGCCAGATCATCCGCGACAGTAATGGCAATCCTACAGGCCTTTTGTTGGCAAAACCCAATGCTACGATCCTCTACGCGACATTGGCAAAAGGGCCAAAGTTGCCGTTCGAATATCAAGTCAACTCTACCCGACACTTCATGCGGGAGCTAAACCGTCTAGGTGTGACCGGAGTGATTGATGCAGGTGGCGGTTTTCAGAATTATCCTGACGACTACGCAGTGATCCAGAAACTGTCTGATGACAACCAGATCACTGTGCGTATCGCCTACAACCTGTTCACCCAAAAACCTAAGGAAGAAAAAGAAGACTTCTTGAAGTGGACCTCATCAGTCAAATACAAACAAGGTGATGATTACTTCCGTCATAACGGAGCCGGTGAAATGCTGGTTTATTCGGCTGCCGACTTTGAGGACTTCCGCGTCGAACGCCCGGAAATGCCACCTAATATGGAAGGTGAGCTGGAAGAAGTTGTCCGCATCCTAGCTGAAAATAAGTGGCCATGGCGTCTGCATGCAACGTATGACGAAACCATCAGCCGTGCACTCGACGTCTTCGAAAAGGTCAATGAGGATATACCGCTTCAAGGTATCAATTGGTTCTTTGACCATGCGGAAACTATCTCCGAGAAATCCATCGATCGTATTGCTGCGTTAGGCGGTGGTATTGCCGTGCAGCACCGTATGGCCTATCAAGGCGAATTCTTCGTTGAACGCTATGGTGCCCGTGCTGCAGAAGCTACGCCGCCCATCAAGCGTATAATGGAAAAAGGTGTCAAAGTTTCCGCAGGTACTGATGCTACGCGCGTAGCATCCTACAATCCCTGGGTATCATTATCATGGATGATCACTGGCAAAACCGTTGGTGGGCTAGGGCTGTACCCGCGCCACAATCTGCTCGACCGAGAAACAGCGCTGCGGATGTGGACTGAGAATGTTGCCTGGTTCTCTAATGAGGAAGGTAAACGAGGCCGCATTGAAGTTGGCCAGTTCGCCGATCTGATCGTGCCAAGCAAGGACTTCTTCAGTATCCCCGAAGATGAAATCTCCTTCCTGACCTCTGATCTGACTGTCGTCGGAGGCAAGATAGTTTATGGGGCTGGCGAATTCACATCTTTGGACGACAACCCATTACCTCCCGCCATGCCTGATTGGTCGCCAACGCGAACCTTTAAGGGCTACAGCGCTTGGGGAGAACCCGAAGGTGCCGGCAAAAACTCGCTAGCCCCGATGCGAGCGCAAGCGGTGGCTTCGTGCGGTTGTGCCAGTTCTTGTGGGTTGCATGGTCATGACCATGCACGTGCGTGGGCTTCAAATACGCCGGTGTCTGACCTGAAGGGCTTCTTTGGTGCCTTAGGTTGCTCCTGCTGGGCGGTGTAA
- a CDS encoding XapX domain-containing protein, producing the protein MKLYILSLGAGLLVGIIYSLLSVRSPAPPLIALVGLLGILLGEQVIPVGKQLFNGATFSTACDKAQATHHVLGQLPGRNTDDKASKEKQT; encoded by the coding sequence ATGAAGCTCTATATTCTTTCTTTGGGGGCTGGGTTACTGGTTGGCATCATCTACAGCTTGTTAAGTGTACGGTCACCTGCCCCCCCTTTGATTGCACTGGTTGGCCTACTTGGCATTCTGCTCGGTGAACAAGTTATCCCCGTCGGCAAACAATTGTTTAATGGCGCTACTTTCAGCACCGCATGCGACAAGGCACAAGCTACCCACCATGTGCTTGGTCAACTACCTGGACGCAATACCGATGATAAAGCATCCAAAGAAAAGCAAACGTGA
- a CDS encoding hydrolase yields MSNKYLELLTPQNSQVIFIDQQPQMAFGVQSIDRQTLKNNVVALAKAAKIFNIPTTITAVETESFSGHSYPELLAVYPNNKLLERSSMNSWDDQNVRDALAVNAAQGRKKIVVSGLWTEVCNLTFALSCLQDTDYEIYMVADASGGTSVDAHKYAMDRMIQAGVIPVTWQQVMLEWQRDWANKATYDDVISLVQEHSGAYGMGVDYAYTMVHKAPERVQHGPSIGPNPAK; encoded by the coding sequence ATGTCTAATAAATATCTTGAACTACTGACCCCCCAAAATAGCCAGGTCATCTTTATCGACCAACAACCCCAAATGGCTTTCGGTGTACAGTCTATCGATCGTCAAACCCTTAAAAACAATGTTGTAGCCCTGGCAAAGGCGGCAAAAATATTCAACATTCCTACGACCATTACCGCTGTAGAAACAGAGAGTTTTTCTGGTCATAGCTACCCAGAGTTGCTGGCGGTATACCCTAATAACAAGCTGTTGGAACGCAGCTCGATGAACTCTTGGGATGACCAGAATGTGCGCGATGCACTGGCTGTCAATGCTGCACAAGGGAGAAAAAAGATCGTCGTTTCTGGCCTGTGGACTGAAGTGTGTAACCTGACTTTCGCCCTGTCGTGCCTGCAGGACACAGACTATGAGATCTATATGGTAGCTGATGCCTCTGGCGGTACTTCGGTAGATGCTCACAAGTACGCAATGGACCGTATGATCCAGGCTGGCGTCATTCCGGTAACTTGGCAACAGGTTATGCTGGAATGGCAGCGAGACTGGGCCAATAAGGCAACCTATGATGATGTAATTTCTCTGGTTCAGGAGCACTCTGGTGCCTATGGTATGGGCGTAGATTACGCTTACACCATGGTTCACAAAGCACCAGAGCGAGTGCAACACGGTCCAAGTATCGGCCCAAACCCTGCTAAGTAA
- a CDS encoding pirin family protein gives MIEHRPFTKLGGANHGWLDAKHHFSFAEYYDPERINWAALRVWNDDTIQPNTGFPPHPHADMEIITYVRDGAITHQDSLGNKGRTVAGDVQVMSAGTGIHHSEYNLESEITRIFQIWIIPNQHGHPPSWDTKSFPKEERSGKFVLLASGIEGDKDALPLHADARVLGATLKTGETTEYQIGNGYYAYLVLAKGKVEVNGVVLNTRDGAAIHDEDTIQITAIEEAELVLVETFPV, from the coding sequence ATGATAGAACATCGCCCTTTCACCAAACTAGGTGGAGCAAACCACGGCTGGTTAGATGCTAAACATCATTTTTCTTTCGCTGAATACTATGATCCAGAACGCATTAATTGGGCCGCCCTTCGGGTATGGAACGATGACACTATTCAGCCCAATACAGGTTTCCCTCCCCACCCTCATGCGGATATGGAGATTATCACTTATGTCCGTGATGGAGCCATCACCCACCAGGACAGCCTAGGAAATAAGGGCCGTACCGTTGCTGGAGATGTCCAAGTAATGAGTGCGGGAACGGGTATACATCACTCTGAATACAATCTGGAGTCTGAGATTACTCGCATTTTCCAGATATGGATCATCCCTAACCAGCATGGACACCCACCTTCATGGGACACTAAATCGTTTCCCAAAGAAGAACGTTCAGGAAAATTCGTTCTGTTGGCCAGCGGCATTGAAGGTGACAAAGATGCCCTACCACTCCACGCTGATGCACGTGTTTTAGGGGCGACACTTAAAACGGGTGAAACGACCGAATATCAGATTGGTAACGGATATTACGCATATTTAGTATTGGCAAAAGGCAAAGTCGAAGTCAACGGGGTTGTATTAAATACCCGCGATGGGGCCGCTATCCACGATGAGGATACTATTCAAATTACAGCTATCGAAGAAGCTGAACTTGTTTTAGTGGAGACTTTCCCCGTTTAA
- a CDS encoding LysR family transcriptional regulator: MKKLPDLEAWAIFAKVAKTGSFAKTAAELSLSQASVSKAITRLEKRMNTMLFHRTSRRMSLTETGYIALERASLILEESEALEEEVTEQSSKPCGLIRLTAPMSFGIKHMAPLLPKFMLDNPEVSLDIEFSDDLIDVVANRFDIALRISNLVDSSLLARRLCTVRLLLVGAPDYFKRYGRPYHPRDLVEHRMLQYAYPPRHMWRFRHEEHGEVTQSIESMFKVNNAEALNFPLHAGLGLALQPEFLVQQEIETGVLETVMNDWSVDPITLYIVTPPGRRRPKRVQVLIDYFVECFAN; encoded by the coding sequence ATGAAGAAACTACCAGACTTGGAGGCTTGGGCAATCTTTGCCAAAGTTGCAAAAACAGGGTCGTTTGCCAAAACTGCCGCCGAACTCTCACTATCCCAAGCCTCAGTATCCAAAGCGATCACACGTTTGGAAAAGCGCATGAATACAATGTTGTTTCATCGTACATCTCGTCGAATGTCCCTAACTGAAACTGGATACATTGCTTTAGAACGCGCTTCACTCATACTTGAAGAAAGTGAAGCGCTAGAGGAGGAAGTCACCGAGCAGTCTAGCAAACCCTGTGGTCTTATACGACTCACCGCTCCAATGTCATTTGGTATCAAGCACATGGCACCATTGCTCCCTAAATTTATGCTGGATAATCCAGAAGTAAGCTTGGATATCGAATTTAGTGATGACCTAATTGACGTTGTGGCGAACAGATTCGATATTGCGCTACGTATCTCTAATCTTGTCGACTCCAGCTTGTTAGCCAGGAGGCTTTGTACGGTACGCCTCCTGTTGGTCGGGGCACCAGATTATTTCAAACGCTATGGGCGACCATACCATCCTCGTGATTTGGTTGAACATCGTATGCTGCAATATGCCTATCCCCCACGTCATATGTGGCGTTTTCGCCATGAAGAGCACGGCGAAGTTACTCAATCGATAGAATCAATGTTTAAGGTCAATAATGCAGAGGCACTGAATTTTCCTTTGCATGCAGGGTTGGGGTTGGCGTTACAGCCAGAATTTTTGGTTCAGCAAGAGATTGAAACAGGCGTATTAGAAACAGTGATGAACGATTGGTCCGTTGATCCGATAACCCTGTATATCGTTACACCTCCAGGGCGTCGACGCCCTAAGCGCGTGCAGGTCCTGATTGACTATTTTGTCGAATGCTTTGCAAATTAG
- a CDS encoding isopenicillin N synthase family dioxygenase, translating into MATIPVLKLSMLDAEGDEKEQFISLLKAAAHDVGFFYLTDHGVSPSFLSKVYELTKSFFLLPEKEKLAIAMINSPHFRGYNKAGNERTNGKADWREQFDIGAEREPRKLTDNDPIWLGLHGYNQWPTSLPELKNVMLTYNEVLTNISLKLLRALALGLKLPENSFDNIYGDMPNEHIKLIKYPCGNLTAESQGVGAHKDSGLLTLILQDENKGLQVEVSDNQWVDVAPVDGSFVVNLGELLELATNGYLRATVHRVVPPEGPNDRLSIAYFLGASLDSVVPVFDLSTELTLSNSFIKTDPNNPLLREVGLNYMKGRLRSHPDVAKKFYGKWSNLV; encoded by the coding sequence ATGGCTACTATACCTGTATTAAAGTTATCCATGTTAGATGCAGAGGGGGATGAGAAAGAGCAGTTTATATCTTTATTAAAAGCAGCAGCACACGATGTTGGCTTTTTTTATCTCACTGACCATGGTGTATCCCCATCTTTTTTATCAAAAGTATACGAGTTAACGAAGAGTTTTTTTCTTTTGCCAGAAAAAGAAAAACTAGCCATTGCTATGATTAACTCTCCTCACTTCAGGGGGTACAACAAAGCTGGTAATGAAAGAACGAATGGAAAGGCGGATTGGAGAGAGCAATTCGATATAGGTGCTGAACGTGAGCCTCGAAAATTAACGGATAACGATCCTATTTGGCTAGGATTGCATGGTTATAATCAATGGCCTACATCATTGCCAGAGCTGAAAAATGTTATGCTCACTTATAATGAAGTGCTTACTAATATTTCATTAAAGTTATTAAGAGCTTTAGCTTTAGGTCTAAAACTGCCAGAAAACTCATTTGATAATATATACGGCGATATGCCAAATGAGCATATTAAATTAATTAAATATCCTTGTGGTAATTTAACAGCAGAAAGCCAAGGTGTTGGTGCTCACAAGGACTCTGGGCTATTGACGTTAATTTTGCAGGATGAGAATAAAGGCTTACAGGTTGAAGTTAGCGATAACCAATGGGTAGATGTTGCCCCAGTTGATGGTTCGTTTGTCGTTAATCTTGGTGAATTATTAGAGTTGGCAACTAATGGTTATCTCAGGGCAACTGTTCATAGAGTTGTACCTCCAGAAGGGCCAAATGATAGGCTTTCTATTGCCTATTTTTTAGGTGCAAGCCTTGATTCTGTTGTGCCTGTTTTTGACTTGTCTACAGAGTTAACTTTAAGTAATTCATTTATAAAAACAGATCCAAATAACCCCTTGCTTAGAGAGGTAGGGCTTAATTATATGAAAGGCAGGCTTCGCTCTCATCCGGACGTTGCCAAAAAGTTCTATGGGAAATGGAGCAATCTTGTATGA
- a CDS encoding SDR family oxidoreductase, which yields MKKKLVVITGASSGFGAEVAKILSNKGYYVALLARRIDKLTAMNLDNALVFEVDVTCREQVFNAIRQAEEKFGDVDCIINNAGIMLLGELDCQNPDEWDRMIDTNIKGVINGMQAVLPSMRKRKTGTIINISSLAGQKTYQYHAAYCATKFAVHGLSDSVRWEVAPDNVRVITISPGAAETELISHISNDLVRNDYIDWKNSIGGVISAKDVADSIIFAYELPQSVCVRDLKIAPTKQQN from the coding sequence ATGAAAAAAAAATTAGTTGTTATCACTGGGGCGAGTTCCGGATTTGGTGCTGAAGTAGCGAAAATATTGAGTAATAAGGGGTATTACGTTGCTCTGTTAGCTCGCCGAATAGATAAGCTCACTGCAATGAATCTTGATAATGCCCTCGTTTTTGAAGTTGATGTAACTTGCCGTGAGCAAGTATTTAATGCTATACGCCAAGCTGAGGAAAAATTTGGTGATGTGGATTGCATTATCAATAATGCAGGTATTATGTTGCTGGGGGAGTTAGATTGCCAAAATCCTGATGAATGGGACAGGATGATTGATACAAATATTAAAGGCGTTATAAATGGAATGCAGGCTGTACTGCCCTCGATGAGGAAAAGGAAAACGGGAACTATAATTAATATATCATCTTTAGCTGGTCAAAAGACTTATCAATATCATGCTGCATATTGTGCAACAAAATTTGCAGTTCATGGTTTGTCAGATAGTGTCCGTTGGGAAGTTGCCCCAGATAACGTTAGAGTTATAACTATTTCCCCAGGTGCAGCAGAAACTGAATTGATCAGCCATATTAGTAATGATTTAGTAAGAAACGATTATATTGATTGGAAAAATAGTATTGGTGGTGTTATTTCTGCGAAAGATGTCGCTGATAGTATTATATTCGCTTATGAACTACCTCAGTCTGTATGTGTTCGAGATCTTAAAATCGCGCCAACTAAACAGCAAAACTAA
- a CDS encoding IS6 family transposase yields the protein MPLIRKAFKRLHYPVDIIAQCVRWYLAYALSLRNLEEIMAERGIIADHSTLHRWVIRLVPLLDKAFRRHKRSVGHQWRMDETYIKIKGQWKYLYRAVDTAGQTIDFLLTAKRDAAAALRFFRKAIRHHDKPGMVTIDKSGANTAALATLNADKREEETIPLRQSKYLNNLVEQDHRNIKRRIRPILGFKSFRRAQTLLAGIELIHMIRKGQYQHLQSEGLSPAEQFYLLAA from the coding sequence ATGCCTCTGATCCGAAAAGCCTTTAAACGTTTACATTATCCTGTCGACATTATCGCGCAATGTGTTCGCTGGTATCTGGCTTATGCCCTCAGCCTGCGCAATCTCGAAGAAATAATGGCAGAGCGCGGCATTATCGCTGACCATTCCACGCTTCACCGTTGGGTTATTCGCCTGGTGCCGCTACTGGATAAGGCCTTTCGTAGGCATAAACGTTCTGTAGGACATCAATGGCGAATGGATGAAACCTACATAAAAATCAAAGGCCAGTGGAAATATTTGTACCGGGCAGTCGATACAGCGGGCCAGACCATTGATTTTTTGCTGACGGCTAAACGGGATGCAGCGGCAGCACTGCGTTTTTTCCGCAAGGCTATTCGTCATCACGACAAACCCGGGATGGTTACTATCGATAAAAGTGGCGCCAACACCGCTGCTTTGGCTACGCTCAACGCCGACAAACGTGAGGAGGAAACGATCCCCCTCAGACAAAGCAAATATCTGAACAACCTGGTTGAGCAGGATCACCGCAATATCAAACGACGGATACGGCCCATACTGGGATTCAAATCGTTTCGACGGGCACAGACGCTCCTGGCCGGTATCGAACTGATCCACATGATACGAAAAGGGCAATATCAACACCTGCAAAGTGAGGGATTGTCACCCGCTGAACAATTTTATCTGTTGGCTGCCTAA